The genomic segment tccttttaattttttgttcaaATGGCCCTTTGAACAAAGGCAGGCATGCCCTGACCACTCTCCTCACAACTGTGCTCCTACCCAACTTTCTCAGTCCCCCAGATTCTGttctgatttttctcctttgtattttaaAGCCTTCTAAGatataattttgttgttcagtcactaagtcatgtctgactctttttgaacccacggactgcagcacgctaggcttccctgtccttcattatctcctggagtttgctcagactcatgtccactgagtcagtgatgttatctatataatacatatgtatatatggggCTGCCCTGGCCGCTtggatggtagagtctgcctacaatgctggagacctggtttcgatccttgggttgggaagagcccctggagaaggcaatggaaacccactccagcagtcttgcctggaagatcccatggacagaggagcctggtggcctataatccatggggtcgcaaagagtcagacacgactgagtgacttcactttatatatatgtatatatatatataaaatagactttacttacatacatatttatgttaTCTTCTAACCTAAAATGTAAGCTCCACAGGGGCAGagatttttgttcatttatatgTTTGTTCACTAGTGCATTCCCAGCACCTAGATCTTGCAGCTTACAGTGGGAAAGCTCATTAAAACCTTTTGGAAATGAATGCATGAATAGTAAGCATTTCAAGTTCTCCCAATCACTTAAAATGAGAATGGTTTATATGGAAACGATGGCTCATTCATCCCTATATTTCTACAGAAAGGTAATCTGGTTCCCAGATGGGTAGTTCCAGTTTCTAATGTGACATCTGGAGAATTGCTTACTTGGCAGTGGTTAGACCATCAACTCTCTTATCTATCAACTGCTTGTAAGTAAAAAAAAGGTTTAACTGTTTTAAACAGCATAAATTTCACATTAGTTTTATTATCTTTGGttatacaaagggaaaaaaattgggCTGCATTTTTGCCTTTAACAAATATGCTCATAAACACTTCACTGGTGTTGTCAACGGCTTCCTTCATGGGtaacaggaaaaacaaatgcaTTCAGAGAATACTGTGCGGAACGACCCCCCGGAATAaggccttcccaggtgatgctagtggtaaagaacccgcctgccaatgcaggagacagaagagacacaggttccatccctgggtcgggcagatcccctagaggagggcatggcaacccactccagtatctttgcctggagaatcccacagacagaggagcctagagggctacagtctatggggtcgcagagtcagacatgactgaagcgacttagcacgcacatataACCTTAGCTAGGGCTCCCCTTTGGATCATGAACTCCACAAGTTTTCTAAGGCTCCTCTTGACTGACTAGCCCCTACTCGGCCTTCCTACCGAAACCTGAGAAGAGAACCCTACTGTTGTCTCTGCAGAGAATGGAAAATCCCAAGGTAATGCTCACAGCAGGAGATGAGAATTCCAAGCTATTGTGGCTCAGATGTCAGCTCATGGGACTCACACAGAGAAGGCTCAGGGATTCTTACTGCATTTTAGAGCTCGGTTGAACATCTAAACTTAAGAGTCACAGGTTATTGTTTAGAAATTGTtgttaaataaaatctcttacttGACTCCTATAAAAGTCTGTACATAACCAGATATGCCCAGCAGCACCTGTGGGCTTGTTCCTGGGGTCTGATTTCTGGGACCttgggtggaggggtgggaatCACCCCACTGCTTGGGATGGCAAAAGGCAGAAGAGGCTAAATGGGCAGCAAAGtctcatcttttttgtttttggtcttcaaaatgaagaaaataatacttgGCCTCAATTAGACATGATGCTAAAACTGGAAAATCTCCAAGGTGCCAAGGCAGAAATATTTTGTAAGCATGAGTTGTCAGTATTTTATTACTTGGAGGGgtaaaaaaattcaaacacagcTTACATGAAAACAGTTTTTACCATTCAATGCATGTGAAGATGTCAGCATGTATTTCTTAGAATACCATGCAAACAGACGCCCAGGTTTAGCTAGATTCCCAATCGGGACCAAAGCTCTGAAAACAAAATTGCAGAAGCCCACCTTGTTGGTTTCACTGGTCCCCTCATCAgctccctcttctcctgcttgACTCTCTTTCTTCTGAAGGTTTTCATTTTCGTCGAGGAGTTTCATGGGGACAGGAGGCGGGGCCTCCTCTTCTGGATCACATGAATTTCCAAGAAGAATCTCCGCGTTGACACTCTGTCGACACTTTTTGTTTCTGTCCACCGAGGCATACTCGGCAAAGTCTGTTCTGCTGTTGGCCTGTGGCCCCGGAAGCTCTTTCACACCGGAAGTTGACTTCGACCTACCGCTGTGGCCTCGACTTGGCTGGGCAGCTGCCGTCACCTCCTTAATTTCGTTCACGGTTTCATACAAGCAGTCCTCCACCATGTTTTCTTGCGAGGAACTATCCTTGAGCACTTCATAGGGTCCTTCCATCCCCAGACCCTGTTCCCCGTCTGCACTTCTCCCATTGTGCATCATGTCCACCGAGCTCTCTGGGGGAATTCTGGGCAACTCTCGACTTTGATGACATTTCGGCTTCCCTGTGCTGTCCTGGGAGTCCAGTAGATCTGAAGCCGAGGTCTGGACTTCCTCATAATGTTGCATGCAGGTCACCGTGCTGTCTTCTGAAAGAACTAAAGCAGCAGTAGCATTAAAAGTGGAGAAAGACGCTTCCTTATAGAATTATTACAGTGACTCGGATAAtgtcaagtgaagtgaaatcaaGGTGCTGGCTTTTTATTAGACTCGAGGTTGCAAATTGTACATGATGTGACTGTTAGTggaaatctgggcttccctagtggctccgacagtatagaatctgcctgccaatgcaggagatgcaggttcaatctctgggttgggaaggtcccctggagaagggaatggccacccacaacagtattcttgcctggagaattccatggacagaggagcctggtgggctaagctccatggggtcgcaagcagtcagacatgactgagcaactaacacacattctTGTTTCAATCACAGTGTAAACTAAAGCCATCCACTACATCTTTCTAATACAGTATGTAATAAAATGTCTTGGCTGTAAATTTGGGTCACAATTATACAACAGTTGTGGTTACTCCTGATGGGCTTCTTGTAGGCAGTGTTCAAGTGACCAGAGGATGAATGTGATGTTGCAAGGGGCCagactgggggcggggggggggggggggggggggcgcggtgcTGGGCACCAGAAGGGGGGCATGCATGGTGACTACACCCTCTGTTTGGAGGGACTGTTTGGGAGCCATCCTCCTTCACAGGTCACTTTGACAGACACGATGGAAACCATGGGGCAAGACTGTGGCCAAAACGGTGTCCCAAAGGGTCCGCCGACCCTGTGCCTTTTTAAAGCTTTTCCCTCCATCTCACTGCCCCTCCCACACCCCAACATTTCTACCTCAAATTAGAAAATGCAAACAAGAAATTCTTAGATTGCCGCAGAAATGTAACTCTGTGGAGGCATTCAGTCATGCCTTAATCAAATGACTTTTTATATTAgtccatttattttaattggaggataattactttaaatattgtgaATGCTTTTGCATCAAATGATTTTTGAGTGCCTACTAGGTGCCAGGGACAGTTGAAGTGCTGGATACATCCTTCATCAGTGATGTCCAATGAGTCTGTGCTGCAGGTACCTACACTGTAGTGAGCCAGCTGTTAATTGACTGTGTCTTATATATTCTTCATATACTATATattcttcatatatatgtgtgtgtttaagtgcCAGTGTATAcctaaacatatatttatactggaatattcatatgtatttactttatatttttgttatatatagCCTATATACACAAAACTTATGCAAAAACACTTAAGTTTTTTAACCTACTTATTTTTACTGACTAAACTGGGGTTCTCTAAGACCCTGAGTCCAGAATAGTATCTATGGTATGGCTGATCTCACTAGGTTtttacatgaaaaatgaaatgagtgaaagaatgaataaagtgCTTACCTCCTGTTCTGGAAAAAAAAGACTGCTTCTCTTTGGGAGAGGAGGCTAGAAATAAGTGTCCCTAAGGAGtatctgcggagaaggcaatggcaccccactccagtactcttgcctggaaaatcccatggaaggagcagcctggtgggctgcagtccatggggtctcaaagagtcagacatgactgagcagctaacacttgtGCATGAAAGACGCAGGAGAGCCTGAGAGAGGCTTGACGATGGAGAGAAAGGCCTGGACCAACTCgggcagcttctagaagctgaagCAGGCGAGGAACTAGATTCTCCCCTAGAACCTGGGGAGGAAATGCTACCCTGCTGCTACTGGGCTGGACAATACTTACAGATTTTAGCCCAGGGAGACCCGGTTCAGACTCTGATACCCAGAGCTGTAAATTAATCTGTGCTGTTCTCAGACACTAACTTTGTGGTAATTTGCTGCAGCAGCAATGTttcagttgcctcatctgtaaactgaggaCAGTAATAATCTCCACCTTACAGAGCAGTAGTAATACTAGTAACATAATCTTATAGGTAACAGTAATCTTACAGTTGTTAGCGTACATGAGTTCACAAACATTCAGATCTTAGAGTGAGGGCACACAGCAGCCAATTCATAGATACTAACTTTTCATccaaatgatatattttttttgcTAAAACTGGCAGTAATACAAAAGGAGAGCAAGAACACATTTCCTAGTTTTTTTgagttacattttcttttttcatgtgtgAACGGTTTATTGAAAGGTGTAAGAAATACAGTGGATAATGTAGCCAATAAAGTCTGCATTAATAAGGCAGCTTCAAATATGTGACTAGAGCCAAATCCTGCAGGAAGAGTCTGGAAAAACAGAGCAATAAACAGGCCTACGAGTTATCTCAGCCAAGGGACAAGGGAGCCCTCCTTGTACCACTCATTGGTGAAGGGCTGCCTTGGGGAAGATATTAATTCCCAGGTACTTCCATCCAGGTCATGCAGGCAAGTGAGCTGGTGTTATAAAGAAATGATGATGGTAATCGTGGTGGTGTTCCAAGCTACATTTTCTGACCTTTCTGAGCTACATTTCTAGTCCTTTCGCAGGTAATGAGGCCTGCCCGGAAAGCTGGAATTGTGGCGGCACTTACTGTCTCCATTGGTGAGTGCTCCGTTCTGCTCGCTGCTTGGGGGCGCATCTGTGGCCAGGCTGGTGACAGAGCGGCTGAACATCTCCTTGTCAGAAGGctgcaagaacagaggagccaagCGAGTCAGACTGCGGGGCagaggggaatagccatgcctttgcgttgttgttttatttatatttattcatttgcatagcctgtgggagcttagttccccaacagggattgaatcccagtccttggcagtgagagcatggagtcctaaccactggaccaccagggaattccatccatggctttttctaaaaattaaaacagcaacaacaaaacccacaTCTGCTACTTAGATGCaaattaagtgaagtgaaatgaaatggaGTTCCTCAGTTGGACTAGCTGCATGTCAAGGGCTCAACGGCCACATGTGGGTAGTGGCCATTCTGTCAGTGCAGCCGAGGCATCTTGATAGAAGGTTCTATTGGACAGAGCTGTCCTGGGAATCTTCTGAGGCTGCCACCCACAGAGTTTCCCTTCCCAGATCACAAATGGGCTACAGTAGGTCAAGGGGAGTCAGTCTCTTAGCTCAAGGCAAGGTGGGACGGGAAGGCCCCAGGGCTGATCAGAATCAGCGCCAGCAGATAGCGGCCTCATCTTTCTCCCAGAGATGCCAGAAATGTTACCCTTTTCAAAGGTGTGTCATGCTGAGGAAAACAAGGGAAAACATCATCTTTGTCATCTGAAGGGAAGAGTCTTAAATCTGATCAAAGATAAACGTCACTGACATCTGAGATGTTCATAATCAGCCAAGTCTCCACTTGAAGGTTCACAAAAAATGTTGTGTGCTAAAACTTAGGTCTGCAAACCTTCCTTATTCTAACAAATTCAAGACCCTTGGGGGAAGAATGGCATTGATCATTTTCTACTGGGCTTATTGGCTGAAGTGGACAATACAGGGCATAATACACAAGGCTGAGCTACAGTTGGAAGTAAGTTGCTAGGTCACGTATTTCTTGAAATATGCCGCCTGTCTGACGTAGCAGCTGAATCACGGCTGATACGGTCTGCTCCCCAA from the Budorcas taxicolor isolate Tak-1 chromosome 14, Takin1.1, whole genome shotgun sequence genome contains:
- the PAG1 gene encoding phosphoprotein associated with glycosphingolipid-enriched microdomains 1, with amino-acid sequence MGSEGSLLIEGQAHIILLGSLASVATFFLITFLIFLCSSCDREKKPRPHSGDHENLMNVPSDKEMFSRSVTSLATDAPPSSEQNGALTNGDILSEDSTVTCMQHYEEVQTSASDLLDSQDSTGKPKCHQSRELPRIPPESSVDMMHNGRSADGEQGLGMEGPYEVLKDSSSQENMVEDCLYETVNEIKEVTAAAQPSRGHSGRSKSTSGVKELPGPQANSRTDFAEYASVDRNKKCRQSVNAEILLGNSCDPEEEAPPPVPMKLLDENENLQKKESQAGEEGADEGTSETNKRLSSLSYKSREEDPTLTEEEISAMYSSVHKKGQPGNKSGQSLRVPEASYTSMPGAAPRSPSSCNDLYATVKDFEKMPNSVSTLPAAGKPSEEPEPDYEAIQTLNREEEKAAPETNSHHGLCPKENDYESIGDLQQCRDVTRL